A stretch of Acipenser ruthenus chromosome 1, fAciRut3.2 maternal haplotype, whole genome shotgun sequence DNA encodes these proteins:
- the LOC117409015 gene encoding serine/threonine-protein phosphatase 2A catalytic subunit beta isoform, whose product MDDKVFTKELDQWVEQLNECKQLTENQVRTLCEKAKEILTKESNVQEVRCPVTVCGDVHGQFHDLMELFRIGGKSPDTNYLFMGDYVDRGYYSVETVTLLVSLKVRYPERITILRGNHESRQITQVYGFYDECLRKYGNANVWKYFTDLFDYLPLTALVDGQIFCLHGGLSPSIDTLDHIRALDRLQEVPHEGPMCDLLWSDPDDRGGWGISPRGAGYTFGQDISETFNHANGLTLVSRAHQLVMEGYNWCHDRNVVTIFSAPNYCYRCGNQAAIMELDDTLKYSFLQFDPAPRRGEPHVTRRTPDYFL is encoded by the exons ATGGATGATAAGGTGTTTACGAAGGAATTGGACCAGTGGGTCGAGCAGCTGAATGAATGTAAGCAACTAACTGAAAACCAAGTCAGAACGCTATGTGAAAAG GCTAAAGAAATCCTGACGAAGGAGTCAAATGTCCAGGAGGTGCGTTGTCCGGTCACTGTCTGCGGAGACGTTCACGGTCAGTTCCATGACCTCATGGAGCTCTTCAGAATTGGAGGCAAATCACCAGACACCAACTACCTTTTTATGGGAGATTACGTCGACAGAGGCTACTACTCCGTTGAAACGGTCACACTTCTTGTATCATTAAAG GTTCGTTATCCAGAACGCATCACAATATTGAGAGGAAACCATGAGAGCAGACAGATCACACAGGTGTATGGGTTTTATGATGAGTGTCTGAGGAAGTATGGAAATGCCAATGTTTGGAAATACTTCACAGATCTCTTTGACTACCTTCCACTGACTGCTTTAGTAGATGGACAG ATATTCTGTCTGCATGGTGGCCTTTCTCCCTCAatagacacactggatcacattCGAGCTCTGGACCGTCTGCAGGAGGTTCCACACGAG GGTCCGATGTGCGACTTGTTGTGGTCCGATCCAGATGACCGCGGAGGCTGGGGAATCTCTCCTCGTGGTGCTGGCTACACCTTCGGACAGGACATTTCTGAAACCTTCAACCATGCAAACGGGCTTACCCTTGTCTCCCGTGCTCACCAGCTTGTAATGGAG GGTTACAACTGGTGTCATGATCGAAATGTGGTCACCATTTTCAGTGCTCCGAACTACTGTTATCGTTGTGGCAACCAGGCTGCTATAATGGAACTGGATGATACTCTTAAATATTCTTT CCTTCAGTTTGACCCAGCACCCCGCCGAGGAGAGCCCCACGTCACCCGCCGCACCCCAGACTATTTCCTATAA
- the LOC117973103 gene encoding UBX domain-containing protein 8-like produces MVSFKTVWLFGILSLSFFCFASWKSSNVGVKGLVLLVGRALLVLGLVSWLVSVVVPRISSLALRPPRSFPEAPEDEVEQKRKLARREQQDEYSQKASTYQENILKPRQEAKFRKKEEHFYRMTGEAWKLSEGYALGLDQDSEEGAVLGEEDFTSESPNQEALRRRKLPESATRPPPPLEPPRQKRIIVLPEEPSNGVDGVVTIALRCPSGRILKRRFLKSHSTQVLLDWMLKIGYHPAIYTVCTTYPRRPLEIGKETSLEDTGITSDTVLNVDEKDPCT; encoded by the exons ATGGTTTCTTTCAAGACAGTTTggctgtttggtattctgtctttGTCATTCTTTTGCTTTGCTTCCTGGAAAAGTTCCAATGTAG GGGTGAAAGGGCTGGTGCTGCTGGTGGGCAGAGCCCTCTTAGTCCTGGGTCTTGTCAGCTGGCTGGTCTCCGTTGTGGTACCGAGGATCAGCTCGCTGGCACTGCGTCCTCCAAGGAGTTTTCCTGAAG CTCCGGAAGATGAAGTTGAGCAGAAACGAAAGCTGGCGAGAAGAGAGCAGCAGGATGAATACAGCCAGAAG GCATCGACGTACCAGGAAAACATACTGAAACCTCGGCAAGAGGCTAAATTCAGGAAAAAGGAAGAGCATTTCTACAGGATGACAGGGGAGGCCTGGAAACTGTCGGAGGGATATGCACTTGGG CTGGACCAAGACTCTGAGGAAGGGGCAGTCCTTGGTGAGGAAGACTTCACTTCTGAATCCCCCAACCAGGAGGCTCTGAGGAGAAGGAAGCTGCCAGAGAGCGCCACACGACCCCCACCGCCTCTAGAACCACCCAGGCAGAAGAGG ATCATTGTATTACCTGAGGAGCCATCAAATGGTGTTGATGGG GTGGTTACAATTGCCCTCAGATGTCCAAGTGGAAGGATTTTGAAAAGAAGGTTTCTTAAGTCCCACAGTACCCAA GTACTGCTGGACTGGATGTTGAAGATAGGATATCACCCTGCCATTTACACTGTCTGTACAACATATCCTAGAAGACCTCTTGAGATTGGAAAGGAGACAAGTCTAGAAGATACTGGAATTACAAGCGATACTGTATTGAACGTGGATGAAAAAGACCCCTGTACTTAA